The following DNA comes from Anaerostipes rhamnosivorans.
AGGTGTTATCCCTGGTATTGTTCTGGCGATGGAAGAAGAGCGCGCCAATGGGGCACCGATCACTGATGAAGCGATCAACGGTGTAAAAACAGGTTTGATGGGACCGTTCGCCGGTATTGGTGATACCTTATGGCAGGGTACTTTGACCCCGATCCTGCTGGCATTCGGTATCAGCCTTGGTTCTCAGGGTAACCTCTTGGGACCTGTTATATATACATTATTAATGTTTGGAATCATGTTCCCGGTAGCATATATCTGCTGGATGAAAGGTTATAGTTTAGGTAAAGAAGGAATTGAAAAGATCCTTGGAGGAAACCAGCTGCAGATGCTGATCACAGGTGCGTCAGCCATGGGTGCTATCGTTCTGGGTGCTCTGTCTGCGCAGTTCGTAACCGTTAAGTGTTCTGCGATCATCAAACTGGGTGCATTGCAGATGAATGTACAGGAGAAAGTATTTGACCAGCTGTTCCAGGGAATTTTGCCTTTGGCCGTAACCCTGTTTACGTTATTCTTGCTGAAGAATAAGAAGATGAAAGCCACCACAGTTATGTTGATCCTGGTAATCATCGGAGTTGTTCTTGGTGCAGTCGGCTTCTTAGGTGCATAATTGTAGAAATAGTCAGAAACTTCGTGGAGGGAAAAACAATGGGAGAAATGGCAAAGACCCTGGTATTTACAGGGGAGAAACAAATTGAGATACAGGAATATCCGATTCCTGAAGTCAGTGACGATATGGTTCTGGTAAAAACAGATGCATGTGCGATCTGCACATGGGAGCAGAGGGTTTATACCGGAGTAAAAAAAGTGGACTTTCCGTTCATCGGAGGCCATGAGATGGTTGGAAAAATTGTCAAGATGGGCAAAAACGTTGACCAGAGACAGTGGAATGTCGGGGATTTTGTGGCAGTCGGGGTGACCCTGCCCTGCAAAAACTGCTACCAGTGTAAGAGCGGAAATGAACAGAACTGTGAGCACTTTGACCACAGCAAACAGTTAGAGGGTCTTCCAGAAAAGGGGATGGGCGGACTTAGTTCCCACCTGCTGGTACATCCGTCAAACCTGTTCCATCTCCACGACATCACACCGGAAGAAGCAACGATCACAGAACCATTATCCTGTGTCCTTCACAGCGTAGAAACTGCCGATATCCAATTTGGTGACACCGTTGTTGTGATCGGCTGCGGGATCATGGGACTATTACACACGATCCTTGCGACCAAACGAGGGGCTTCTGTCATTGTCTCCGACACGAATGAAGAAAGAACAAAGTTAGGATTGGAGCTGGGCGCAAAGTATGCAGTGAACCCGGCAAAGGAAGATCTTTCCGAACGGGTAAAGGAGATCACCGGAGGGATCATGGCACAAGTGGTATTTGACACCACGCCGATCTCCAAGGTAGCGGAAGACGCGGTGAAGGCGGTGGCTAACAACGGACGCCTGGTACTTTACAGTTCCTTCTATCCGGACACACCGATCTCCATCAGTCCGGACTGGCTGCACAAGAGCGGAGCAAAGCTCATGGGAACTGCAAACTCCAATACCGTGGACTTTACAAAAGCTACGAGGCTGTTGTCAGAGGGAGTTGTGGATGTGAAACCATTTGTCAGTGAGGTTTACGATCTAAGCGACTATCAAAAGGCATTTGAATCTGCAACTAAAGGTGACAAATTCCGGGTGGTGCTGAGATTTAGATGAAAAAAGACTTTTACATAGCTTAGGAAAGGAATATATAGCATATGGACTTAATATTAAAAAACCGTACAGCCATTGTTACAGGCGGAGGAAAAGGATTCGGCAAAGCCATCTGCACGGTTCTGGTTCAAGAAGGGGCAAATGTGATTATGAATTATCGGTCCAATAGACAAGATGCTCTCTCTTATATTAAAAAACTAAATGACAATTATTCAGGACATATTATTGGTTTTTGTGGTGATATGACTATCTCAGAGAATAGAGAAAGGATTTTTGAGACAGCGCTAAAAGAATACGGCAGCATAGATATTCTGATTAATAATGCTGCATCATGGACAACAGCTCTGGTAGCTGATATGCCAAAAGAAGAATTTGAACATGTCCTGGATGTGAATCTGACCGTACCTTTTTTAATGAGTCAAAAGTTAATCCAGTATTTAATAAAATCCGGGAAAAGGGGCAGTATTATGAACGTAGTGTCAAAAGCCGCGATCACAGGTTCAGAAAGAAATCATGCACATTATGCCGCTTCTAAAGCCGGTCTTGTAGGATTTACAAAATCCCTGGCAAAAGAAACTGCTTCTGCTGGGATCACGGTAAATGCCATCGCCCCCGGTTATATGAAAACAGAGATGTTAAATAAGTCTTTTAAAAATAGGGATGACGAGGATCAACAAGTCAAAAAAATTCCAGTAGGCCGGATTGCAGATCCCATTGAACTGGCCAATGTGGTGGCATTCATGGTATCTGAAAAAGCCAGTTATTTTACGGGGACTGTATTTAACGGCACTGGCGGAATGATCATGTTCTGACAATATAGGAAAGGTGATTTTATGAGCCATGAAGAAAAAAAGGAATTGTTGTATATACAATTAAGAGATAAGATCTTAGCTGAATATCAGCATAAACCATACTACGCGCCTCTGCCAGGAGAACGAGAACTGTGTGAAATATATGCAGTCAGCCGACCTACAGTCCGAAAAGCATTAGAGATCTTAGAAGAACAGGGGAAAATCGTAAGATTGGCAGGAAAAGGAGCCTTCTTTATCGGGAACAAAGACTTTATTGAGGCAGACAGCAATAAAATGCAGCCCACGAATATCGCATTCTATGATCAAGTTTCTCTACGGGGCGATTATACCCGAAGCAAAGTGTTGACAGAAAAAATTGAGATGGCCAGCTATGAGGTTTCAGCCCGGCTGAAAGCAGAGATCAATTCTAAAGTTTTTCACCTTGAGCGGTTACGGTACATTAATGATAAACTGTATTCCCTGGCTAATTCTTATATCTTATATGACCTTTGCCCGGAATTAAATGAATACGATTTCAGTGACCGGTCTCTGCATAAAACTCTCTCTGAGCATGGACATATTCCTTACAAAGCGGATAAGACCATAGAGATCTCAAAAGCCACAGAGTATGAATCACTTCACTTAGATATTGAAACCGGAGCTCCCATCACAATCACTTCAAGTATTATTTATAATAAAGAGGGTGATATCTTAGAATACACAATTTCTAAATCAGATGCATACAAAACATTGATAAAAATGGATGTCTTTAATAAATAGCACAAGGGAGCGTATTTTTAGTCTGGAAAATACACTCCCTTTAATTGAAACTTTCCCTTATTTCCGAAAACAAGAAAAAAGCGCCTGCACTGCTACTGGCGCTTTTCCCTCATCACCTGATCCTTGACATGATCCTGATTGTAGACCTGCATCTGTATCAATGTCTTATACGCATCCGCCCTGGTGACCGCATATTCCAGCATATTGCCATGTTCATCATAGGTGACGGTAGATGAAATGGAGATCGGGTCCCCAGGTTTTAAATCCAGGTGCATGGCATCATACTCGGATGCTTTGGAAATCTCAATGGTCTTATCAGCCTTAAACGGTACATGACCATACTGGCACAATGTATTGTGCAGAGAACGGTCAGAAAAATCATGCTCTGTCAATTCAGGACATAACTCATACGGAATATAGGCATTGGCCAAAGAGTATAATTTGCCGTTGATATACCGGAGCCTTTCTAAATGAAAAACCTTGGCATTTTTCGGAAGCCTCAGCATGACTGCAACTTTCTTGTCTGCAATCTCAATCTTCTGCAACAATACTTTACTGCTGGTGTAATCGCCCCTCAGGCTGACCTGATTATAGAATGCAATGTCTGAGAACTTCATATCATTGTTGGCATCTACAAACTCCTTATTGCCAATGAAAAACGCACCTTTCCCGGTAAGCCTTATAATACAGCCTTCATCCTCCAGAATCTCAAGAGCCTTCCTCACGGTAGGTCTGCTGACAGAATAGATATCACACAGTTCGCGTTCTCCCGGCAAAGGAGAATAGTATGGTTTGTCCTTATAATCTGCCAATATAGAATCCCTCAGCTGCATATAAAGCAGCTGCTTTTTTTTCATTTCACTCATACGCCCTCCTTTGCATAAGAAACGTCGTTTCCTTACAAATATTTCATCTGATATCTCTAGTATACACCATAAATCCCGTTGGATAAAAGTGGTTTTTTAAATACGCATTTGTTCAGAAAAAAAGCAGGAAAAAACCAGTAAAAACCGGCTTTCTCCCTGCCAAAACTTTGTCCAAACAGCTGCTGCAAAACAGGTCAGCCACTTCTAAAATTTGATCACTACTCTGAACTTATCGCCTTTAATTGCAGATTCAAATGCCTTTTGATAGTCGCTTAGATCGTAAACCTCACTGACAAATGGTTTCACATCCACAACTCCCTCTGACAACAGCCTCGTAGCTTTTGTAAAGTCCACGGTATTGGAGTTTGCAGTTCCCATGAGCTTTGCTCCGCTCTTGTGCAGCCAGTCCGGACTGATGGAGATCGGTGTGTCCGGATAGAAGGAACTGTAAAGTACCAGGCGTCCGTTGTTAGCCACCGCCTTCACCGCGTCTTCCGCTACCTTGGAGATCGGCGTGGTGTCAAATACCACTTGTGCCATGATCCCTCCGGTGATCTCCTTTACCCGTTCGGAAAGATCTTCCTTTGCCGGGTTCACTGCATACTTTGCGCCCAGCTCCAATCCTAACTTTGTTCTTTCTTCATTCGTGTCGGAGACAATGACAGAAGCCCCTCGTTTGGTCGCAAGGATCGTGTGTAATAGTCCCATGATCCCGCAGCCGATCACAACAACGGTGTCACCAAATTGGATATCGGCAGTTTCTACGCTGTGAAGGACACAGGATAATGGTTCTGTGATCGTTGCTTCTTCCGGTGTGATGTCGTGGAGATGGAACAGGTTTGACGGATGTACCAGCAGGTGGGAACTAAGTCCGCCCATCCCCTTTTCTGGAAGACCCTCTAACTGTTTGCTGTGGTCAAAGTGCTCACAGTTCTGTTCATTTCCGCTCTTACACTGGTAGCAGTTTTTGCAGGGCAGGGTCACCCCGACTGCCACAAAATCCCCGACATTCCACTGTCTCTGGTCAACGTTTTTGCCCATCTTGACAATTTTTCCAACCATCTCATGGCCTCCGATGAACGGAAAGTCCACTTTTTTTACTCCGGTATAAACCCTCTGCTCCCATGTGCAGATCGCACATGCATCTGTTTTTACCAGAACCATATCGTCACTGACTTCAGGAATCGGATATTCCTGTATCTCAATTTGTTTCTCCCCTGTGAATACCAGGGTCTTTGCCATTTCTCCCATTGTTCTCCTCCACGATATTTTCTGCTTTACGCGCCCAGAATTCCAAGCACTCCTCCGATGATTCCGATCAGTATTAAGATTCCCATCACGGCCGTTGGATTAATTTTTTTCTTTTTCAGTAAATAATAAGTCAGCATTGTAAAGGCCAAAGGTAATACACCTTTAAATAATGCGTCAAACACAGTTTCCTGGATATTCATATTCAAAGCGCCGAAATTGAGCTTCGCAATGCACTTTACCGTTACAAATTGTGCCGATAATGCCCCCAGTACGATGGCACCCATAGCAGAGGCCCCTGTGATCAACAACTGTAACTGGTTGCCTCCGAGAATCTTTTCAATTCCTTCTTTGCCAAGCTGGTAACCTTTTGTCCAGCAAAAATGCGCGATCGGCCACATGATTCCCAGCATCAGCAGGGCGTACACCAGAGGCCCAAGAAGATTTCCTTTTGAACCTAAACTGATACCAAATGCCAGCAGGATCGGTGTTAAGGTGCCCTGCCATAGGGTATCTCCAATACCGGCAAACGGACCCATCAGGCCGGTTTTCACACCGTTGATCGCATCATCGGATATGGGAGCTCCATTTGCTTTCTCTTCCTCCATAGCCAAAACGATTCCTGGGATGACTGCACCAAAGTTCGGCTCTGTATTAAAAAACTGCATATGCCTTTTGAGGCAGGCTTTATATTCCTGAGGGTCATCGCCATATAATTTTTTTATAATATGCTTCATAGAAAAAACCAGACCAGTTGCTTCCAGTCGTTCATAGTTATAATTTGCATGGGAGAAAAATGCCCATCTCCAAAAAGCCTTTGAGACATCTTTTTTGGATAATCTTTTCTTTATATCTTCAGACATATTAAAAATCCTCCTCATCGTCATTTTCTATTGGCACAGCTCCACACGAATCTCCAGCGGCGGCTGCCTGTGGTGTCTGGTTGCTCAGCATGGTATAGAAGTATCCGATCACACCTGCCAGTACGGCCACTGCGATAACAGGTAGTTCTAAATAGACAACGGCTATAAATCCTACAAGAAAGAACAAAAGTGTACCAGGCCGTCCAATTGCACGGAGGTTCATTGCGATACCAAGTGCAGGAAGCAGACCTCCAATCACAGTTAAGGTTGCCAGCGGTTTACCTGTCAGGGAAGAAATAATACCTTTGACGGCAGTAGATCCAAAATAAGTTGCTGCGGTTGCCGGAACCACACAGAGCAGGAACATAAGGATCTGAGGCGGAACTACATGCCAGAAGCATATTTTCTCCAGATTCCCTTCTTCTGCTGCCTTATCTGCCATATGTACGAAGGTTACATCCAACGTCATATGTGCTACCCACACCATTGTTCCAAGCAGTCCAAGCGGGAGAGCGATGGTAACTGCTGCGGCTGGGTTGACACCGGCGGCCATGGCCCATGCGGTTCCAACTGTGCCGGCCAGCCCCGGATCAGCGGGCTGGGTTCCCCCTGCATTGATAAATGCCACGTAAGGGAGATTGATAGCGGCACCGATCATACATCCCTGTACCGGATCACCTAAAATAAATCCGACGATTGTTCCTGCCACCAAGGGCCTGTATACGACAGAAAAGCTTCCCAGCAAGGACAGCCACGGGGTGCCTGTATTGCCTAAGTAGTATACAATTCCAATTAGAAGTGCCTGAAATAGGGTTATTTTCATAAACGACCTCCTTTTCTAGTTTTCTTGTCTTTAGTTTCTTAAGTTAC
Coding sequences within:
- a CDS encoding PTS system mannose/fructose/sorbose family transporter subunit IID, whose amino-acid sequence is MAEEKRSLTKKEVVKAFWRWTFFSHANYNYERLEATGLVFAMKPVIKKLYGDRPDEYKACIQRHMQFFNTEPHIGGVIPGIVLAMEEERANGAPITDEAINGVKTGLMGPFAGIGDTLWQGTLTPILLAFGISLGSQGNLLGPVIYTLLMFGIMFPVAYICWMKGYSLGKEGIEKILGGNQLQMLITGASAMGAIVLGALSAQFVTVKCSAIIKLGALQMNVQEKVFDQLFQGILPLAVTLFTLFLLKNKKMKATTVMLILVIIGVVLGAVGFLGA
- a CDS encoding GntR family transcriptional regulator encodes the protein MSEMKKKQLLYMQLRDSILADYKDKPYYSPLPGERELCDIYSVSRPTVRKALEILEDEGCIIRLTGKGAFFIGNKEFVDANNDMKFSDIAFYNQVSLRGDYTSSKVLLQKIEIADKKVAVMLRLPKNAKVFHLERLRYINGKLYSLANAYIPYELCPELTEHDFSDRSLHNTLCQYGHVPFKADKTIEISKASEYDAMHLDLKPGDPISISSTVTYDEHGNMLEYAVTRADAYKTLIQMQVYNQDHVKDQVMREKRQ
- a CDS encoding SDR family NAD(P)-dependent oxidoreductase, with product MDLILKNRTAIVTGGGKGFGKAICTVLVQEGANVIMNYRSNRQDALSYIKKLNDNYSGHIIGFCGDMTISENRERIFETALKEYGSIDILINNAASWTTALVADMPKEEFEHVLDVNLTVPFLMSQKLIQYLIKSGKRGSIMNVVSKAAITGSERNHAHYAASKAGLVGFTKSLAKETASAGITVNAIAPGYMKTEMLNKSFKNRDDEDQQVKKIPVGRIADPIELANVVAFMVSEKASYFTGTVFNGTGGMIMF
- a CDS encoding zinc-dependent alcohol dehydrogenase; the protein is MGEMAKTLVFTGEKQIEIQEYPIPEVSDDMVLVKTDACAICTWEQRVYTGVKKVDFPFIGGHEMVGKIVKMGKNVDQRQWNVGDFVAVGVTLPCKNCYQCKSGNEQNCEHFDHSKQLEGLPEKGMGGLSSHLLVHPSNLFHLHDITPEEATITEPLSCVLHSVETADIQFGDTVVVIGCGIMGLLHTILATKRGASVIVSDTNEERTKLGLELGAKYAVNPAKEDLSERVKEITGGIMAQVVFDTTPISKVAEDAVKAVANNGRLVLYSSFYPDTPISISPDWLHKSGAKLMGTANSNTVDFTKATRLLSEGVVDVKPFVSEVYDLSDYQKAFESATKGDKFRVVLRFR
- a CDS encoding zinc-dependent alcohol dehydrogenase, giving the protein MGEMAKTLVFTGEKQIEIQEYPIPEVSDDMVLVKTDACAICTWEQRVYTGVKKVDFPFIGGHEMVGKIVKMGKNVDQRQWNVGDFVAVGVTLPCKNCYQCKSGNEQNCEHFDHSKQLEGLPEKGMGGLSSHLLVHPSNLFHLHDITPEEATITEPLSCVLHSVETADIQFGDTVVVIGCGIMGLLHTILATKRGASVIVSDTNEERTKLGLELGAKYAVNPAKEDLSERVKEITGGIMAQVVFDTTPISKVAEDAVKAVANNGRLVLYSSFYPDTPISISPDWLHKSGAKLMGTANSNTVDFTKATRLLSEGVVDVKPFVSEVYDLSDYQKAFESAIKGDKFRVVIKF
- a CDS encoding PTS system mannose/fructose/sorbose family transporter subunit IID — encoded protein: MSEDIKKRLSKKDVSKAFWRWAFFSHANYNYERLEATGLVFSMKHIIKKLYGDDPQEYKACLKRHMQFFNTEPNFGAVIPGIVLAMEEEKANGAPISDDAINGVKTGLMGPFAGIGDTLWQGTLTPILLAFGISLGSKGNLLGPLVYALLMLGIMWPIAHFCWTKGYQLGKEGIEKILGGNQLQLLITGASAMGAIVLGALSAQFVTVKCIAKLNFGALNMNIQETVFDALFKGVLPLAFTMLTYYLLKKKKINPTAVMGILILIGIIGGVLGILGA
- a CDS encoding GntR family transcriptional regulator, giving the protein MSHEEKKELLYIQLRDKILAEYQHKPYYAPLPGERELCEIYAVSRPTVRKALEILEEQGKIVRLAGKGAFFIGNKDFIEADSNKMQPTNIAFYDQVSLRGDYTRSKVLTEKIEMASYEVSARLKAEINSKVFHLERLRYINDKLYSLANSYILYDLCPELNEYDFSDRSLHKTLSEHGHIPYKADKTIEISKATEYESLHLDIETGAPITITSSIIYNKEGDILEYTISKSDAYKTLIKMDVFNK
- a CDS encoding PTS mannose/fructose/sorbose/N-acetylgalactosamine transporter subunit IIC, whose product is MKITLFQALLIGIVYYLGNTGTPWLSLLGSFSVVYRPLVAGTIVGFILGDPVQGCMIGAAINLPYVAFINAGGTQPADPGLAGTVGTAWAMAAGVNPAAAVTIALPLGLLGTMVWVAHMTLDVTFVHMADKAAEEGNLEKICFWHVVPPQILMFLLCVVPATAATYFGSTAVKGIISSLTGKPLATLTVIGGLLPALGIAMNLRAIGRPGTLLFFLVGFIAVVYLELPVIAVAVLAGVIGYFYTMLSNQTPQAAAAGDSCGAVPIENDDEEDF